DNA from Mesorhizobium sp. B2-1-1:
CCCTTATCCCAGAGAAGCCTGGCCACCAGCAGAAAGACGATCGCGCCGGACGATTGGCTTTGGCGGGGCGCCGGAGAGAAGCGAATAAGGTCGACCCCGGAGCCCGGCAGCAGTGCGGTCAGTTCCTTGCGGACTAGGCGCTCGCTGACGAACAGCATCCTGTCGTCGTCATTCTGAAAGAAGACTATTTTCGAACGGACCAGCGCCAGCCGGTACAGGACCTTGGCAATTTTCTGGAGAAGGCCGCCACGGAGGAAAACCGTGCCGAGCCCTGAAACATTGTTTATGACCGGGATGCCATTGAGGTTTGCCGCCAGCGATCCGAACACGTTGGGCTTGATGGTGAAGCCGACAAACGCCAGCGGCCTCTCGCGGCGCAGCAGGCGCCAGTAGCGCCACAGAAGCACCATGTCGCGAAACGGCGAGGTGCCGGAATTATCCATCTCGATTTCGACATACCGGCAGCCCATCGGCGGGATCAGGCGCGAATACTCGTCCCTGGGCGCCGCAACCACCACTTCATAGCCCCGCCCTTGCAGCGCCTCGATGAGGCCTTTGCGGAAATTGACGACATTCCAGGACGTGTTGATGGAGATGATTATCTTTCTTCCGATCCCAAGCATCGTCCCCGCCTCCCCCAATGCCGTTTCGCTCACCGTCTTGTATGCAGTCGTGCCCTGCCCGGCCCAAAGGTCTCGAACAGCCGCAAGATCTCGTCGTCACTGGCGAGCGATGAGATGCGGGCGAAGCAGGCGTCCCTTGCAGGCCCCAGATCCTGTGGCCGAGCGATCAGCCTCGCGACCGCGCGTGCGATGTCTTGCGGATCGTCGGGGTTGAAATCGAAAGCTGCCCCCTCGGGCATGTAGTACCTCGTGCCGCTGTCTCGCGACATCAGCACGGCACATCCCGCCCAGGCCGCCTCGATGGGAGACACCGCCGCGGGTTCAGCCCGCGAGGGCAGTATCAAGAGATCATGACCGGAAAAGACCGAGATCATGTCGTCATGCGCAATGTTGTTTTGAAACCGAAGCCTGTCCGCCACGCCAAGCGCCTGAGCCTCGCGCCGCAAGGCCTGACAGAAAGCCGTGTCGGCGTTCGTTGCCTCCTCGCCGCAGAATGTCAGGGAGAAGGGCATGGATGAAATCGCGGACAACGCCCTCAGAAGCAAACTGTGCCCCTTGCGCTCCCGGTATTTTGCCACCATCAGGATTCGAGGCGGCCACTGCAATGGCCTGCTTTCCAGGCCTTCAGTCCGGGCCGGCTCGAAAGGGCTCCCGAATGGCAGGGACATGGCATCGCCGAGCTTGGCCGGGCCAAGATTTGGCGAAAGCCGTGAGGTGAAATGCGGGATGCCTAGGCCATGAAAGACGGCTCTTCGAACCCATGTGCCACTCCATGCGCTGGGCTTGGCGTCCTCCTGGTCGTAGATGACCAGCCTGCGCCCTTGCAGAATTGAACAGAGTGCCGCGACCCTGCAAAACCATCGCGTCACTCCGCGGATGATCACCACGTCGGGGTCTTCGGCCTGCAAACGCTTCCAGTAGGAAAAGACGCCGGGAAAGGAAAAAGGCGAATTCGGAATGTTGCTCGAGCGCCGACGCATGATCATCCGGGACAGCGCGGATGGAGCCATCACGTTGGGAGAAACAAGAGCGTGATTCTCCGTGACGCTCGTTTCGACTACGTCGACCGCAACATGGTGCCCCGCCGAAGTGAGAATGCGAACCCAAGGTACCGCATTGGTGTGGTATCTTGGCAGGCAAAACAAGTATCTCAAAACATCAGCCTTCAGATATCTTCCGCCAGGCGGATCCGCCTTTTCAACAATAAGTGCGAAACCACCATCATCGCCGCATAGACCGCCGCCGATACGAGCAAGCCGGCCCAGGCGATGCCTGAAATTCCGATCCATCCGGACAAAGCCAGGCAAAGCGGAACATAGATGGCGATCGCCAGCGCCGTGATTTTCAAAAGCGGCTTCGTCCCGGCCAGGACCTGAATCAGCGGATTGAGATGCATTCCAGCGAGGCCGAAGCATTCGGCCGCGAACAAAATGGCAAAGAGCAGCGAAGCTTCGGCGTAGGCCGAACCGCCAGCCAGAAGGACGATGGGGTTTTGCAGCAGCACCCCCACGACTGCCATGCCGGTGGCAGCGCATGCCGAAACCACGGTGATGCGGGCGTTCAAGCGGTATAGACGAGAAGGAGGCTCTTGCCTGGATAGTTTCGCGATCTCGGGAAAGATCACCTGGTTCAAGGGACCGGTCAGCCGGGAAACCATCGTCGCTAGGCGCGATGCGAGCGAATAGGAGCCCGCGGCGACCTCTCCCAGCAGGCCCGCGACAAGGAACAATGCGAGATGCCGCCTGGCGCTCACAAGCGTCGAGAGCAGACTGGTCCCCGTGGCCATGGCAAGAAACGCCCAGAAGAAACGGCGTTTGGACCGGGAGCGAAGCGGGTTGAGCAGTTCGATGTGCTCCTCCCTGGCATAGAGCAGCATGCGAACGAACAGCGTCAGGTTGTAGAATGCGCCGACCGCTGCCAGCACGATTACATAATCCGGCAATGAGGCATCGAGGATCCAAAGGACGAGAGAGGCAACCACCACGGCAACCCCTTGCATGAGTTGATTGCCGGCAATGACGTCGTACCGGCCGTTCAGCCGAAGCACACCTTTCGGCGTACCCGAAAGACTCGCCAACAAGGTGAGGCTGTAGATAATCGCCAGAAGGCGATTATCCCGCGACACGCCAACAGCTTCTCCAAACAGCAAGATCCCGCCTATTGCCAGGACCGTGGCGAGAAGGGCGGCTGAAACATCGAGGGCAATTCCGCAAGATGCCGCCGGTCCCAGACGCAAAGGCGACCTCGCGCACAGCCTGATCACTAGCTGCCAGCTCTCGAACGTGCATAGGCCGGAAACGAACGCCACATAGGCCTGAATTACGGCGAGTGTGCCAAAATTCCCCGGACCCAGCGACCGTGCGTTGAGCGCCAGTGCAAGGATGGAGCACAACGCGGCCACTCCGCTTGCGGACGTCGTAAACGTAACGTCGCGGACAACCCGCCGCGCGCGCATCCATCCGGAAGGCTTGGCGACCGCCGTCACGTCCTCAGCCATTGTCTCGGCGCAAGGCCCGCGCCCCCTGCGGCATCACCTCGGCGGGGGCCGGTGGAAAACACTTCCGGTGCACATAAACCAAGCCAAAAATGAAAAGCGCAACGAGAACGGCTCGCTTGGCGGAGATGAAGGCGCCAAGCAGCTCCTTGCGCTGGATGTAGAATGTGAGATGGACGATGGCCACGATCAGCCCGGCCTTGAGCGTCGCGCTGCGCACATTGCGGATTATCGCCTCGACGGCAACACACACGAGCGACAGAATGACAACGAGCAGCGGAAATCCGGCATACCCGAAATTGGCAAAGAACTCCGCCCAGATGTTTGCAGCGACGCCACCACTGTAACCCGGAAATAGGAACGGCTGAACCTGCTCGTTGTAGGTGCATCCGTCCTTGCCAAAGACCGTATCCGAGAACGGAAACAGAGAAAAAGGCACCAGCCAAAGATTCGAGCACGGCAAGGTGTAGTCATATTTCACGACCAGATCCAGGTGAGCCAATGTCACGAACTGCTCCAGCCCCACGAGAGCGGAATCGGACAATTGGTCGAATTGTATTTTCTGACCTACAAGTTCAAAATTTCCTGCTTTTATTGCTGCATATACTGCCTTGTACACTGCAAGAAAAAAGAATGCGCCAATTCCTCCAATTATGTATCTTTTCCTGATCAAAAGCAGGGAAATGTTCCTGTACCTTATGTACAAACAAGCTAAAATCGCGATGGCAACCGAAGAGCGATGCCCGATATAGAGCGTAAGCATCAGTCCCAGGCAGCTCAAGATGATGACCAGCCTGGATTTCTTCCACCCCGACAGGGCTCCGAACACCATGCCGATGATGCAGCTGTTGTAAAATACATACTGGATCCGCCCGGTAGATGACAAAACATCGGCCTTTGAGGCCGAAAAAAGTGCCGGATTTGCTATCGAAATCCCACCGAACACCACCAGCATCACAATTATTACGATCGACTCTCCCCGAACGTCGCCTTCGACTTCGAAATCTTGACGCCTTGGCATGAAGACCAGCATCGCGGCAGCAATGCAAGAAAGAGAAAGCGCAATGGCATATCCAGTGCCCGCGTGATATATGAAATCATACTTCCTTCTGCCGACATCAACATACTGAAATCCCCCGGTGACGAATGGCACAAAGTAGACCAAGCTCGACAAAAGCAACAACATTTGCGGCGTGAGCGCAAATGGCGAAACAAAATAATCTCGTTTGAGGTGCTTCACTTTCGTTCCATCGCCATCTGAATATTCGAATTGTTCTCACCCCTTAGCGGCCCAGGGACGATTTCTCCCACAGCAAGCCATACGAGTGCGCCATCCGCTCAAGCGAGAAATCCGCAGCGATGCGGTCGCGACATGCTTGCCGCCTGCTCGCCCAAGACCGGGTATCCTGGATTTCCGAAGCCATGATCTCGATGGAACGCGATAACGCGTCAGGGTTCCGCGGCGGAACGATCAATCCCGTGTTGCCGACAAGCATCGCGATGTCCCCGACGTCCGTTCCCACGCATGGCGTGCCGCATGCCATCGCCTCGGCAACCACGTTCGGAAAGGCTTCGCTGCTGGAGGCCAGCACATGAATGTCGAATGCATTCATCAAACCGGCAATGTCGTCGCTCGGCCCGAGAAGCTTCACCTTGTGGCGAACATCATAGCGCTCCAACAGCACGGCAAGCGCAGTGTTTTCAGCCGTCATACCCGGGCCGGCAAGAACACATTTGAAGGGAAGGCTCTTGTGCATCGACAGCCTGGACAGGGCAGCGAAGAGATTCTGGTGGTCCTTGTCGGGATGCCAGCGAGCGACGTTTCCGATAACGAACTGGCCATCACCTATCGACCAATCCCGACGGAGCCGCGCGCGCGCCCGGTCGTCCGGCTCGAACACGGCCAGATCGTAGCCATTCGGTATGATCGTCCAGTTCGAGCTCGAATATCCTGCATGGATGTGGCACCGCGATGCATTTTGCGAGCAACTGACAATCCGAGCCGGGATGATACCGGATATGAGAGCGCATATCCTGTCCACTGTCCTGGTCGTAAAGGAGGCCGCCCGCGGATCCAGTCCGCAATTGTGCATCCCCCAAAGAACCGGGCTGATGCCGCCAAGCCGCGCCAGGACGCCTCCGACGAGGTTGGCGTGATACATCCAGCACTGAACCACGTCCGGCCGATAGGTCGAGAACACGCGCCTGAGCGAGGCGAGCCCCTTGAGACTCAACCTTCCCTTTGGCATCGCCAGGCAGGCGAGCGGTATTTTGGCCGCGCGAAGCAACGGGCCATATTTTCCGTCACCCGAAAGCGAGACGACAAAATGGGAATGGCTGCGCTCGGCCGTGCACAGGCGGTATAGCGCTGCCTCGGCGCCGCCGTTCTCAAGTCCGGTGATGACGTGCAGGATCTTAATACGACCGCTCCTTCCCCACGGCGTTCGTGGGATCGACACCCATCGCGAGCAGGTAGGCGTCGGCCACCTTTTCGACACTGAAATCCCGCGCCCGATGCCTGACGTCCGGAGGATCAGCTTCATCAAGGGCGGCCATCACTTCTGCCGCAAAACCCTGGGCATCTCCGACCGCGGCGAGACGCCCCCACTTGCCGTCCTCCAGAATCTCGGCCGGACCGCTTTCGCAGTTGGTGCTCACCACGTTGGTCCCGCAAGCCATTGCTTCGATGATCGTGTTTGGAAATCCCTCCCTGCGGGAGGATTGAAGAAACAACGCTGCCCGCCGCATCCACGGATACGGATTCTTCGAAAAGCCGACCAGAGCGACCGAAGAATTCAGCTCGAGTTCGTCGATCAGGGTTTGAAGCGATCCCCGCAGCGGTCCTTCCCCGACAATGGCCAATTTGACGGCCCTCTTCGTCGCAATCCGCGCGAAGCTGCTTATGAGCGTGGCATGGTCTTTTGCGAAATCAAGCCGCCCAACGGCCACCAGCAAGATCCTGCCATCCTCGACCGCGAAGGGGTGATCGAGCGGTTCATCCGCCTGCTCTTCAACATGTTTGATGTCCAGCGGATTGTAGATCGTTTTGACGGAACTCCGGTGGACCCCGATGCTCTGGATCAGGTCTTCCGCGACGCCATGCGATACAGTGATGATCGTGTCGGCACGACCATAGGTCAGCCGCATGAGGAATGGCAGGAACTTCTCACGAACCAGCTTCGTATCAGCGACGGTCCTGGAAAGATTGCTCCTTTCCGATATCACGATCGGTGTCCGGCGGAGCGAGAGCATGGACGAGACGATGCCAACGATATTTGCATGGGGTAACGCCGTCAGCATCACTCGCGGCTGCTCCCGCCTCAAATACCGGATCAAAGCCAATACGGAAAACAGCAACCGCGAGGCTCGGAGGTCCTGTATCCTTATCGTCTTCGGAACCAAAGCGAGATACTCGCCCGTCGCACACCCAAGCACCAGATCGATCGGCAAGCCGCGCCGGCCAAATTCGCTGGCCAGGGTGAGCATTGCCCGCTCGGTGCCGCCAGCACGAAGAGAGGGAATGAAGATAGCAATCCGAGCGTCTGGGCTGCCTGGTGATCTCTTGTCTTGGCGCGTGCACGTCACTCGGTTCGCCACCTTTCCTGGCCGGTCACGGCGAAAGCTTTTTTGCTTGCGCCTGACCGTGCGCGATGAGCGATGCTCCACCCGGATACCGGGGAGACAGCCGTCGCACTCGGGTCCACGAAAGCGGAGAATATCTTCGGGTGATCAATGTCTTCGCCGAAAGACATAGGCGTAGGTTTCAGCCGCATCCTTCCCGATGAGAAGAGCCGAGAGACCTAGCCAGAGGCGCCAGACAAGGAAGGCCGGCACGAAAGCGTAGAAGTATGAACTCCTCCAGAACAGATGACGCTGGACGAGTTCCAGGCCATTTTGCGCTGCGATCCTTTCCACCTCGCTCGGCAGGCATCTGTCATAGAAGGCTGGGAAGCCGTCGTGCCCCCTGCCCTTGTCCGGATAGACCGCAAACAGCAGGCGACGCTTGATCGCCTCGGGCAAGACCCGATTGAGCCTGGCGAAAACGGCGTTGCGTGAAGGCGAGAAAATGGCGACCGTGCCGCCCGGCCTTACGCAGCTGGCAATGCCGCGAAATGCGCCTTCGCCGTCGCGGACGTGCTCCAGAGTGGCCTGGCATATGACCAGATCGGCATCTCCCTTCCCCCTGAACGAAGTAAGGTCCGCCTCGATCCGCTCGTCATAGATCTCGCCCGGAGCCTTCGACAGTTCCTTGGCATCGCGGTCCACCCCGACGACAACCAGCCCCAGACGACGCTTCTCGGCTAGGCTTACAAGCGGCCTTGCTCCTCCGCCCAGATCATAGACCAGTGCGTTAGGTGTAAAGAGCACCGGTGCGATTTCCGCAGCAAAGGCGTGGTTGCCATCCACGCGCAGCCGTAGCGGCAAGGCTCGGTCCAGACATTCTGAGACCGCCACGTTCGTGCGAACAAAGCCCCGCAGCAACGACGCTATCCCGTCATCGATTTCGTGGACAAGACGTGACCTCCCCCCTACCTCCGCTCAAAATAGGCCTGGTACCATTCGACGAACCGCCCGACGCCCTCCGTCACGGACGTGCCGGGACGATAGCCGACCGCCGCCTGCAGCGCCGAAGTATCGGCAAAAGTGTCAGGCACGTCTCCGGCCTGCAGCGGCAAGAGCTCCACGATGGCCTTACGGCCAAGCGCGTTTTCAAGCGCCTCGACATAGGCGGTCAGCTTCACCGGGTTGTTGTTGCCGATGTTGAAAATGCGCCAAGGCGCGCTGCTCGTCGCAGGATCCGGATTATCGGAATCCCAGGCGGGGTTAGCCGCGGCGGGGCTGTCGCTGGCGCGGATCACGCCTTCGGCGATATCTTCGACATAGGTGAAGTCGCGTGTATGATTGCCGTTGTTGAACAGCTTGATCGGCTCGCCGGCCAGGATGTTCCTGGTGAACAGGAACAGCGCCATGTCGGGACGTCCCCAAGGGCCGTACACTGTGAAGAAACGCAAGCCCGTGGTCGGCAGCCCGAACAGGTGGCTGTAGCTGTGCGCCATCAGCTCGTTGGCGCGCTTGGTTGCGGCGTAGAACTGCAGCGGATGATCCGCCGGGCGATGCTCGGAAAACGGCATGTCGGTATTGGCGCCATAGACGCTCGACGTGCTGGCATAGGTCAGGTGGCCGACACGGCTGTTGCGGCAGGCCTCCAGCATGTTGGCGTAGGCGATAATGTTGCTCTCGACATAGGCGTGCGGGTTTTCAAGGCTGTAGCGGACGCCGGCCTGGGCGGCGAGATGGATCACCCTGTCGAAGGCGTGATCGGCAAAGCAGCCGTCCACCACGTTTCGCTCTGCGAGATTACCGTGGATGAAATGGTAGCCCGCATTGGTGTTGCGGCTTGCTTCGGCCAGAAGCCGCAGCCGCGCCTGCTTGATCTGCGGATCATAGTAGTCGTTGATGCTGTCTATGCCGACGACCTCGTCGCCGCGTTCGAGCAGCCGCCTGGCGACGTGATAGCCTATGAAGCCGGCAGCGCCGGTGACCAGAACCTTCATCAGAACCGCCCGTCCGTAACATCCCTGGGGAACAGACCCTTGATGTCGTAGACGACGCTAGGGTCCTTGCAAAGCGCCCGAAGACCGGCAACGCCCAGGGTGTGAAACTGCCCGTGCCCCACGGCGACGACAACGCCATCGTAACGCGCGGCGGGCATCTCTTTAACGCTCGTTACGCCAAAGGCGCGCGCGCATTCCTGCGCATCGACCCAAGGATCCCAGATATCGATGCCGGCATTGTACTGCCTCAGCTGCGCGACAATGTCGGCGACCTTGGAGTTTCTCAGGTCCGGACAGTTTTCCTTGAAGGCCGCGCCCATGACCAGAATCCGGCTGCCAACGACAGGTATGCCCTTGCGCATCATAAGGCGGGCCGTCTGGTCCGCTGCATGCCGGCCCATGCCGTCGTTGATGCGGCGACCGGCAAGAATCACCTCGGGATGATAGCCGAGTTCTTGAGCCTTGTGGGTCAGATAATAGGGATCGACGCCTATGCAGTGGCCGCCGACGAGACCAGGGCTGAAGCGCAGGAAATTCCATTTGGTGCCGGCCGCTTCCAGCACCTCCGACGTGTCGATGCCCAGTTTGCCGAAGATCAGCGACAATTCGTTCATCAGAGCGATGTTGAGGTCGCGTTGCGTGTTCTCGATGACCTTGGCTGCCTCGGCGACCGCGATGCTCGAGGCGCGGTGCGTGCCGGCGGGAACGATCGAGGCATAGAGCGCGTCGATGGCGTCCGCCACCTCCGGCGTGGAGCCGCTGGTCACCTTGACGATCGTCTGAAGCCGGTGCTCGCGGTCGCCGGGGTTGATGCGCTCAGGGCTGTAGCCCAGGAAGAAGTCTTCGTTGTAGCGCAGCCCCGAATGTTTCTCGATCAGCGGCGCACACACCTCTTGCGTACAGCCGGGATAGACGGTCGATTCAAAGATTACCACCGCACCGGGGGAGATCACCTCGCCGACCGTGGCGGACGCCATGACAAGGGGCTTCAGGTCCGGCCGGTTGGCCCTGTCGATCGGAGTGGGGACAGTGACGATGAAAACTCCGCAATCCCGCAGATCGACCTTGTCGCTGGTGAACCGCAGCCGCGTGGCGGCGTCGATTTCATCTCTGCTGGCCTCGAGCGTGTGATCCTCGCCACGCCTCAGCGCATCCACACGCGATTGGCTGATGTCGAAGCCGACGACGTCCCTGATCGCTCCGAGGGCCACCGCCAGCGGCAAACCCACATAGCCAAGCCCGATGACAGCTATTTTCCTGGAGCCGAGGTCCATTTGCTTCCTATCCGGCAAACCTTAATCAGCCACGGCCTCCGCTATCGCGCACCATGGCCGGTAATCATCGTCTTTATGGTTCTGAGGGTGATGAGAACATCAAGCCAAGGCGAGAAGTTCTTTATGTAGTAAAAATCGTAGTGTAATTTCTCCATCACAT
Protein-coding regions in this window:
- a CDS encoding glycosyltransferase family 4 protein, with protein sequence MLGIGRKIIISINTSWNVVNFRKGLIEALQGRGYEVVVAAPRDEYSRLIPPMGCRYVEIEMDNSGTSPFRDMVLLWRYWRLLRRERPLAFVGFTIKPNVFGSLAANLNGIPVINNVSGLGTVFLRGGLLQKIAKVLYRLALVRSKIVFFQNDDDRMLFVSERLVRKELTALLPGSGVDLIRFSPAPRQSQSSGAIVFLLVARLLWDKGVGEFVEAARQMHRNMPGARFQLLGFLDVENRTAVSRAQVERWAGEGLVEYLGTTDDVRPFLDAADCVVLPSYREGTPRSLLEAAAMGKPLIASDVPGCREVVDHGVNGLLCKVKDAGDLASKMLEFATMDAASRNRMGMESRSKVERQFSERIVIECYMTQIGKLNASPGDEPAGV
- a CDS encoding glycosyltransferase, which gives rise to MLTLASEFGRRGLPIDLVLGCATGEYLALVPKTIRIQDLRASRLLFSVLALIRYLRREQPRVMLTALPHANIVGIVSSMLSLRRTPIVISERSNLSRTVADTKLVREKFLPFLMRLTYGRADTIITVSHGVAEDLIQSIGVHRSSVKTIYNPLDIKHVEEQADEPLDHPFAVEDGRILLVAVGRLDFAKDHATLISSFARIATKRAVKLAIVGEGPLRGSLQTLIDELELNSSVALVGFSKNPYPWMRRAALFLQSSRREGFPNTIIEAMACGTNVVSTNCESGPAEILEDGKWGRLAAVGDAQGFAAEVMAALDEADPPDVRHRARDFSVEKVADAYLLAMGVDPTNAVGKERSY
- a CDS encoding glycosyltransferase; the encoded protein is MLRTSGIGRGISVSKRWPTPTCSRWVSIPRTPWGRSGRIKILHVITGLENGGAEAALYRLCTAERSHSHFVVSLSGDGKYGPLLRAAKIPLACLAMPKGRLSLKGLASLRRVFSTYRPDVVQCWMYHANLVGGVLARLGGISPVLWGMHNCGLDPRAASFTTRTVDRICALISGIIPARIVSCSQNASRCHIHAGYSSSNWTIIPNGYDLAVFEPDDRARARLRRDWSIGDGQFVIGNVARWHPDKDHQNLFAALSRLSMHKSLPFKCVLAGPGMTAENTALAVLLERYDVRHKVKLLGPSDDIAGLMNAFDIHVLASSSEAFPNVVAEAMACGTPCVGTDVGDIAMLVGNTGLIVPPRNPDALSRSIEIMASEIQDTRSWASRRQACRDRIAADFSLERMAHSYGLLWEKSSLGR
- a CDS encoding NAD-dependent epimerase; protein product: MKVLVTGAAGFIGYHVARRLLERGDEVVGIDSINDYYDPQIKQARLRLLAEASRNTNAGYHFIHGNLAERNVVDGCFADHAFDRVIHLAAQAGVRYSLENPHAYVESNIIAYANMLEACRNSRVGHLTYASTSSVYGANTDMPFSEHRPADHPLQFYAATKRANELMAHSYSHLFGLPTTGLRFFTVYGPWGRPDMALFLFTRNILAGEPIKLFNNGNHTRDFTYVEDIAEGVIRASDSPAAANPAWDSDNPDPATSSAPWRIFNIGNNNPVKLTAYVEALENALGRKAIVELLPLQAGDVPDTFADTSALQAAVGYRPGTSVTEGVGRFVEWYQAYFERR
- a CDS encoding nucleotide sugar dehydrogenase, giving the protein MDLGSRKIAVIGLGYVGLPLAVALGAIRDVVGFDISQSRVDALRRGEDHTLEASRDEIDAATRLRFTSDKVDLRDCGVFIVTVPTPIDRANRPDLKPLVMASATVGEVISPGAVVIFESTVYPGCTQEVCAPLIEKHSGLRYNEDFFLGYSPERINPGDREHRLQTIVKVTSGSTPEVADAIDALYASIVPAGTHRASSIAVAEAAKVIENTQRDLNIALMNELSLIFGKLGIDTSEVLEAAGTKWNFLRFSPGLVGGHCIGVDPYYLTHKAQELGYHPEVILAGRRINDGMGRHAADQTARLMMRKGIPVVGSRILVMGAAFKENCPDLRNSKVADIVAQLRQYNAGIDIWDPWVDAQECARAFGVTSVKEMPAARYDGVVVAVGHGQFHTLGVAGLRALCKDPSVVYDIKGLFPRDVTDGRF
- a CDS encoding glycosyltransferase family 4 protein, with translation MAPSALSRMIMRRRSSNIPNSPFSFPGVFSYWKRLQAEDPDVVIIRGVTRWFCRVAALCSILQGRRLVIYDQEDAKPSAWSGTWVRRAVFHGLGIPHFTSRLSPNLGPAKLGDAMSLPFGSPFEPARTEGLESRPLQWPPRILMVAKYRERKGHSLLLRALSAISSMPFSLTFCGEEATNADTAFCQALRREAQALGVADRLRFQNNIAHDDMISVFSGHDLLILPSRAEPAAVSPIEAAWAGCAVLMSRDSGTRYYMPEGAAFDFNPDDPQDIARAVARLIARPQDLGPARDACFARISSLASDDEILRLFETFGPGRARLHTRR
- a CDS encoding class I SAM-dependent methyltransferase, translating into MPLRLRVDGNHAFAAEIAPVLFTPNALVYDLGGGARPLVSLAEKRRLGLVVVGVDRDAKELSKAPGEIYDERIEADLTSFRGKGDADLVICQATLEHVRDGEGAFRGIASCVRPGGTVAIFSPSRNAVFARLNRVLPEAIKRRLLFAVYPDKGRGHDGFPAFYDRCLPSEVERIAAQNGLELVQRHLFWRSSYFYAFVPAFLVWRLWLGLSALLIGKDAAETYAYVFRRRH
- a CDS encoding lipopolysaccharide biosynthesis protein, translating into MCSILALALNARSLGPGNFGTLAVIQAYVAFVSGLCTFESWQLVIRLCARSPLRLGPAASCGIALDVSAALLATVLAIGGILLFGEAVGVSRDNRLLAIIYSLTLLASLSGTPKGVLRLNGRYDVIAGNQLMQGVAVVVASLVLWILDASLPDYVIVLAAVGAFYNLTLFVRMLLYAREEHIELLNPLRSRSKRRFFWAFLAMATGTSLLSTLVSARRHLALFLVAGLLGEVAAGSYSLASRLATMVSRLTGPLNQVIFPEIAKLSRQEPPSRLYRLNARITVVSACAATGMAVVGVLLQNPIVLLAGGSAYAEASLLFAILFAAECFGLAGMHLNPLIQVLAGTKPLLKITALAIAIYVPLCLALSGWIGISGIAWAGLLVSAAVYAAMMVVSHLLLKRRIRLAEDI